Proteins encoded within one genomic window of Deltaproteobacteria bacterium:
- a CDS encoding MerR family transcriptional regulator encodes MTADPAATELSISEVCARLDLSARTVRYYEELGLLPGVRRKAGARRVYGEDELQRLRFITRLKALGLSLEEVRELNAVYAIEGSTRAMLARLDAQLGTRLADLDRRIAELGALRDEISKYRDHVGERVEAHLAAQRTRDKENA; translated from the coding sequence ATGACAGCTGACCCCGCCGCAACCGAGCTCTCCATTTCCGAGGTCTGTGCGCGCCTCGATCTCTCGGCGCGCACGGTCCGGTACTACGAAGAGCTCGGGCTGCTCCCGGGCGTGCGCCGCAAGGCGGGGGCGCGCCGCGTGTACGGCGAGGACGAGCTGCAGCGGCTGCGCTTCATCACGCGCCTCAAAGCGCTCGGCCTCTCGCTGGAAGAAGTGCGCGAGCTGAACGCCGTCTACGCCATCGAAGGCTCGACGCGGGCGATGCTCGCGCGGCTCGACGCGCAGCTCGGCACCCGCCTCGCAGACCTCGACCGCCGCATCGCCGAGCTCGGCGCGCTGCGCGACGAGATCAGCAAATACCGGGACCACGTGGGAGAACGCGTCGAGGCGCACCTCGCCGCCCAGCGCACCCGCGACAAGGAGAACGCATGA
- a CDS encoding hydroxymethylglutaryl-CoA lyase: MDTVRIHEAGARDGLQNEADVIATQTKLELLGRLADAGIRSMDATSFVSPQWIPQLADADEVAARIELKPGVSYMALVPNLAGYERFQKSRFDVVAFFASASESHNKSNVNRGVAEHLDRFRPVVERVKADGKLLRCYLSTVCGCPFEGDVPVAQVMRVTKQLLALGADEISFGDTIGVGVPSQVRELVRALAGEISLERVALHFHDTYGRALANVAVGYEEGMRAFDSSLGGLGGCPYAPGASGNVATEDVVDLFERSGVRTGVNLDALVDVTDWMARDVLKRPLPGRVYRAVLGGRARAARKATGAG, translated from the coding sequence ATGGACACGGTGCGGATTCACGAAGCCGGCGCGCGCGACGGCTTGCAGAACGAGGCCGACGTCATCGCGACGCAAACCAAGCTCGAGCTGCTCGGGCGCCTCGCGGACGCCGGCATTCGCTCGATGGACGCGACCAGCTTCGTCTCGCCGCAGTGGATCCCGCAGCTCGCCGACGCGGACGAAGTCGCGGCGCGCATCGAGCTGAAGCCTGGCGTCTCGTACATGGCGCTGGTGCCGAACCTCGCGGGCTACGAGCGCTTCCAGAAGTCGCGCTTCGACGTGGTCGCGTTCTTCGCGTCGGCGAGCGAGTCGCATAACAAGTCGAACGTGAATCGAGGGGTCGCCGAGCACCTCGACCGCTTTCGCCCCGTGGTCGAGCGCGTGAAGGCCGACGGCAAGCTGCTGCGCTGTTACCTCTCGACCGTGTGCGGCTGCCCGTTCGAGGGCGATGTCCCCGTCGCGCAGGTGATGCGCGTGACGAAGCAGCTGCTCGCGCTCGGCGCCGACGAGATCTCGTTCGGCGACACGATCGGTGTCGGCGTGCCGAGTCAGGTGCGCGAGCTCGTGCGCGCGCTCGCGGGCGAGATCTCGCTGGAGCGCGTCGCGCTGCACTTCCACGACACCTACGGCCGCGCGCTCGCGAACGTCGCGGTCGGCTACGAAGAGGGCATGCGCGCCTTCGACTCCTCGCTCGGCGGCCTCGGCGGCTGCCCGTACGCGCCCGGCGCCTCGGGCAACGTGGCGACCGAGGACGTGGTGGACCTGTTCGAGCGCTCGGGCGTGCGCACGGGCGTGAATCTCGACGCGCTCGTGGATGTGACGGACTGGATGGCGCGCGACGTGCTGAAGCGCCCGCTGCCGGGTCGCGTGTACCGGGCCGTGCTCGGCGGGCGAGCGAGGGCGGCACGAAAGGCGACCGGAGCGGGCTGA
- a CDS encoding acetyl-CoA acetyltransferase — protein MTTREVYVLGGFQTDFARNWTKENKHFSALMRESVLGALERCEIAPEEVQSAHVGNFAAELYCMQGHLGAFFTEVHPAFSGLPTSRHEAACASGSIALLAASAEIEAGRYDLQAVVGIEQMKTVSAAKGGSYLGTAAWYELEADGVEFPFPKLFGKLGDEYDARYGLKDEHLAEISRINYDNAKLNPLAQTRNWYMNKDHALVRTEDNAAVGGRIRISDCSQVTDGAVTVFLASREYATRYAKGRGLRLDQIPRIKGWGHHTARLRFADKVAESKSAQYVLPHVRATITDAWKRAGIADVNGIDGIETHDCFTTSEYMAIDHFGITAPGESWKAIERGDLEIGGKHPINPSGGLIGAGHPVGATGVRQVLDAVHQVTGNAGAFQVEGAKNFQTLNIGGSGTTSCSFIIGV, from the coding sequence ATGACGACTCGAGAGGTCTACGTCCTCGGCGGCTTCCAGACCGACTTCGCCCGCAACTGGACGAAGGAAAACAAGCACTTCTCGGCGCTGATGCGCGAGTCGGTGCTCGGCGCGCTCGAGCGCTGCGAGATCGCGCCCGAGGAAGTGCAGAGCGCGCACGTCGGCAACTTCGCCGCCGAGCTCTACTGCATGCAGGGCCACCTCGGCGCGTTCTTCACCGAGGTGCACCCCGCGTTCAGCGGCCTGCCTACGTCGCGCCACGAGGCGGCGTGCGCGTCGGGCTCGATCGCGCTGCTCGCGGCGTCCGCCGAGATCGAAGCGGGCCGCTACGACCTGCAGGCCGTCGTCGGGATCGAGCAGATGAAGACCGTCTCGGCCGCGAAGGGCGGCAGCTACCTCGGCACCGCCGCGTGGTACGAGCTCGAGGCGGACGGCGTCGAGTTCCCGTTCCCGAAGCTGTTCGGAAAGCTCGGCGACGAGTACGACGCGCGCTACGGGCTCAAGGACGAGCACCTCGCCGAGATCAGCCGCATCAACTACGACAACGCGAAGCTGAACCCACTCGCACAGACGCGAAACTGGTACATGAACAAGGACCACGCGCTGGTCCGCACCGAGGACAACGCGGCGGTCGGCGGGCGCATCCGCATCAGCGACTGCTCGCAGGTGACGGACGGCGCGGTGACGGTGTTCCTCGCCTCGCGCGAGTACGCCACGCGCTACGCGAAGGGCCGCGGGCTGCGCCTCGATCAGATCCCGCGCATCAAGGGCTGGGGCCACCACACGGCGCGGCTGCGCTTCGCGGACAAGGTCGCGGAGAGCAAGTCCGCGCAGTACGTGCTGCCGCACGTGCGCGCCACGATCACGGATGCGTGGAAGCGCGCGGGCATCGCCGACGTGAACGGCATCGACGGGATCGAGACGCACGACTGCTTCACCACGAGCGAGTACATGGCGATCGATCACTTCGGGATCACGGCGCCCGGCGAGAGCTGGAAGGCGATCGAGCGCGGCGATCTCGAGATCGGCGGCAAGCACCCGATCAACCCGAGCGGCGGCCTGATCGGTGCGGGTCACCCGGTCGGCGCCACGGGCGTGCGCCAAGTGCTCGACGCGGTTCACCAGGTGACTGGCAACGCCGGCGCGTTCCAGGTGGAGGGCGCGAAGAACTTCCAGACGCTGAACATCGGCGGCTCGGGCACGACGAGCTGCAGCTTCATCATCGGCGTCTGA
- a CDS encoding 3-hydroxyacyl-CoA dehydrogenase family protein, with amino-acid sequence MAIDTKQLRTLIASRKIERVVVLGANGTMGYGSAALFTQAVPQVTFLARSKAKAEEGLAAAIKQVRSPTVALRAKTGDYANDLAAAVAGADLIFEALTEELALKQEMFAKVDAARRDDAIVATVTSGLSINKLAEGRSASFRKHFLGLHFFNPPNVIVGTELVAGRETAKDVVDFVEAFATVRLGREMIRTHDTPAFAGNRVGFKVLNEAAQLAEEHGPLLVDKLVGPYTGRALTPLATIDLVGWDIHRAIVDNVYAQTKDEAHATLAMPAYMARAMEQGTLGDKSGRGFFKKEGKARLVLDPASGAYKPESEIKLPALPFIDEVSRLHREARYGEAMQAFLAAHGEYAAIAKRVIAGYLSYAFHRVGEVTDTIDGIDRIMGTGFNWAPPSVLVDALTPKGAVALIEGAKLPVPAALRALKPGERLFRHATINPGRFFVAS; translated from the coding sequence ATGGCCATCGACACGAAGCAACTCCGCACGCTGATCGCATCGCGCAAGATCGAGCGAGTCGTCGTGCTCGGCGCAAACGGCACGATGGGCTACGGCAGCGCCGCACTGTTCACGCAGGCCGTGCCGCAGGTGACGTTCCTCGCGCGCAGCAAGGCGAAGGCGGAAGAGGGCCTCGCAGCGGCGATCAAGCAGGTGCGCTCGCCCACGGTCGCGCTGCGCGCGAAGACGGGCGACTACGCGAACGATCTCGCGGCGGCCGTCGCGGGCGCGGACCTGATCTTCGAGGCGCTCACCGAGGAGCTCGCGCTGAAGCAGGAGATGTTCGCGAAGGTGGACGCTGCGCGGCGCGACGACGCGATCGTCGCGACGGTCACCTCGGGGCTCAGCATCAACAAGCTCGCCGAGGGCCGCAGCGCGTCGTTCCGCAAGCACTTCCTCGGCCTCCACTTCTTCAATCCGCCGAACGTGATCGTCGGCACCGAGCTCGTCGCGGGTCGCGAGACGGCGAAGGACGTGGTCGACTTCGTCGAGGCCTTCGCGACCGTGCGGCTCGGGCGCGAGATGATTCGCACGCACGACACGCCGGCGTTCGCGGGCAACCGCGTCGGCTTCAAGGTGCTGAACGAGGCGGCGCAGCTCGCGGAAGAGCACGGGCCGCTGCTCGTCGACAAGCTCGTCGGTCCGTACACCGGCCGCGCGCTGACGCCGCTCGCGACGATCGACCTCGTGGGCTGGGACATTCACCGCGCGATCGTCGACAACGTGTACGCGCAGACGAAGGACGAGGCGCACGCGACGCTCGCGATGCCGGCCTACATGGCGCGCGCGATGGAGCAGGGCACGCTCGGCGACAAGTCGGGCCGCGGCTTCTTCAAGAAGGAAGGCAAGGCGCGCCTCGTGCTCGATCCGGCGAGCGGCGCCTACAAGCCCGAGAGCGAGATCAAGCTGCCGGCGCTGCCGTTCATCGACGAGGTGTCGCGGCTGCATCGCGAGGCGCGCTACGGCGAAGCGATGCAGGCGTTCCTCGCCGCGCACGGCGAGTACGCGGCGATCGCGAAGCGCGTGATCGCGGGCTACCTGAGCTACGCGTTCCATCGCGTCGGCGAAGTGACGGACACGATCGACGGCATCGACCGCATCATGGGCACCGGCTTCAACTGGGCTCCGCCCTCGGTGCTCGTGGACGCGCTCACGCCGAAGGGCGCCGTCGCGCTGATCGAAGGCGCGAAGCTCCCCGTGCCTGCGGCGCTGCGCGCGCTGAAGCCGGGTGAGCGCCTGTTCCGCCACGCCACGATCAACCCCGGCCGCTTCTTCGTCGCCAGCTAG
- the era gene encoding GTPase Era — translation MSPDAPAHRAGVVALLGRPNAGKSTLLNALLGQKLAIVTAKPQTTRSRILGVLTLPHAQLMLLDTPGLHDATRALNRSLNTIAEEVAEDCDVALILVDPRTGWDAGHAALRERLAAQRTPTLVVATKSDRDGAVPAEAEHSVSAETGAGLDELVARLVALLPESPPHYDAEQVTDRTLRFLAAEEIREALFEELEEELPYSTAVEIESFDESRADGVRIRATLWVERDSQKGIVLGQGGRKIKAIGTRARAAIAKLLEGPAHLSLWVKVDPKWAKKPKKLAALGYH, via the coding sequence ATGAGTCCTGACGCGCCCGCTCATCGCGCAGGCGTCGTCGCGTTGTTAGGCCGCCCGAACGCGGGCAAGTCGACGCTGCTGAACGCGCTGCTCGGGCAGAAGCTCGCGATCGTCACGGCGAAGCCGCAGACGACGCGCAGCCGCATTCTCGGCGTGCTCACGCTGCCGCACGCGCAGCTCATGCTGCTCGACACGCCCGGCCTTCACGACGCGACGCGCGCACTGAATCGCTCGCTCAACACGATCGCCGAGGAGGTCGCCGAGGATTGCGACGTCGCGCTGATTCTCGTCGATCCGCGCACGGGCTGGGATGCAGGTCACGCGGCGCTGCGCGAGAGGCTCGCGGCGCAGCGCACGCCCACGCTCGTCGTGGCCACCAAGTCCGATCGCGACGGCGCCGTCCCGGCAGAAGCGGAGCATTCGGTCTCCGCGGAGACCGGCGCGGGACTCGACGAGCTCGTCGCGCGGCTCGTCGCGCTGCTTCCCGAGTCGCCGCCGCACTACGACGCGGAGCAGGTCACGGACCGCACGCTGCGCTTTCTCGCGGCGGAAGAGATTCGCGAGGCGCTGTTCGAGGAGCTGGAAGAGGAGCTGCCGTACTCGACGGCGGTCGAGATCGAGAGCTTCGACGAGTCGCGCGCCGACGGCGTGCGCATTCGCGCCACCCTCTGGGTCGAACGCGACTCGCAGAAGGGCATCGTGCTCGGCCAGGGGGGTCGCAAGATCAAGGCGATCGGCACGCGTGCGCGTGCGGCGATCGCGAAGCTGCTGGAGGGCCCCGCGCACCTCTCGCTGTGGGTGAAGGTCGATCCGAAGTGGGCGAAGAAGCCGAAGAAGCTCGCCGCGCTCGGGTATCACTGA
- the rnc gene encoding ribonuclease III, with protein MSDGAATPVDEVAAHLGYRFRDAALLETALTHPSAAYERDRSGGNERFEFLGDAVLDLAVAKLLFEAHPDWREGALTRARAAIVNTRSLSRRARHLGLGAHIRLGRTEQKSGGERKERVLANLFEAVVAAVYLDGGLEPVVALVRRVFGGEIASGALLERDPKTTFQEWTHAKLKETPRYRLISDSGIEEAEDRFAVAVDVSGSCWGEGVGRSKRVAELAAASAALERVRKQDES; from the coding sequence GTGAGCGACGGCGCCGCCACGCCGGTCGACGAAGTCGCCGCGCATCTCGGCTACCGCTTTCGCGACGCCGCGCTGCTCGAGACCGCGCTCACGCATCCCTCGGCGGCTTACGAGCGCGACCGCAGCGGCGGCAACGAGCGCTTCGAGTTTCTCGGCGATGCGGTGCTCGACCTCGCGGTGGCGAAGCTGCTCTTCGAGGCGCATCCCGACTGGCGCGAGGGCGCCCTCACGCGCGCGCGCGCTGCAATCGTGAACACGCGCTCGCTCTCGCGCCGCGCGCGTCACCTCGGCCTCGGCGCGCACATTCGCCTCGGGCGCACCGAGCAGAAGAGCGGCGGCGAACGCAAGGAGCGCGTCCTCGCGAACCTCTTCGAGGCGGTGGTCGCCGCGGTCTATCTCGACGGCGGGCTCGAGCCCGTGGTCGCGCTCGTGCGGCGCGTGTTCGGCGGCGAGATCGCGAGTGGTGCGCTGCTGGAGCGCGATCCCAAGACGACGTTCCAGGAGTGGACGCACGCGAAGCTGAAGGAGACGCCGCGCTACCGGCTCATCAGCGACAGCGGCATCGAGGAGGCGGAGGACCGCTTCGCCGTTGCCGTGGACGTGAGCGGGAGCTGCTGGGGCGAGGGCGTGGGCCGCTCGAAGCGCGTCGCGGAGCTCGCCGCCGCGAGCGCCGCGCTGGAGCGCGTGCGGAAGCAAGATGAGTCCTGA
- the mnmA gene encoding tRNA 2-thiouridine(34) synthase MnmA, which produces MSGGVDSSVAAALLVEQGFEVIGVTMHLAGSESRCCSLDDADDARRVAERLGIRFYVANYKDRFREEVIEPFADAYLAGKTPIPCVACNDRFKFDHLLARAKALGADAVATGHYARVERDPSGEPRLLRGADARKDQSYFLFRLTPAQLRHTHFPIGALTKPDVCARARALGLATAEKAESQEICFVPDGDYARVVGEIRPGRARRGEIVDSETGRVLGTHDGIHHFTVGQRRGLGGGGSEARYVVRVDAITNRVLVGPASALGARGARLSGVSWTRGEAPERELRASVQVRYKHAPVAAVVTASADGSARVAFDEPVRAVSPGQAAVFYRDEELLGGGWIEESLP; this is translated from the coding sequence ATGTCGGGTGGCGTCGACTCGTCGGTCGCGGCGGCGCTGCTCGTGGAGCAGGGCTTCGAGGTGATCGGCGTGACGATGCACCTCGCCGGCAGCGAGAGCCGCTGCTGCTCGCTCGACGACGCCGACGACGCGCGCCGCGTCGCCGAGAGACTCGGCATCCGCTTCTACGTCGCGAACTACAAGGACCGCTTTCGCGAGGAGGTGATCGAGCCCTTCGCGGACGCCTATCTCGCGGGCAAGACGCCGATCCCGTGCGTCGCGTGCAACGACCGCTTCAAGTTCGATCACCTGCTCGCGCGCGCGAAGGCATTAGGGGCAGACGCGGTCGCGACGGGCCACTACGCGCGCGTCGAGCGCGACCCGAGCGGCGAACCGCGACTCTTGCGCGGCGCCGATGCGCGCAAGGACCAGAGCTACTTCCTGTTCCGCCTGACGCCCGCCCAGCTGCGCCACACCCACTTCCCGATCGGCGCGCTCACGAAGCCCGATGTGTGCGCGCGCGCGCGGGCGCTCGGGCTCGCGACCGCGGAGAAGGCCGAGAGTCAGGAGATCTGCTTCGTGCCGGACGGCGACTACGCTAGGGTCGTGGGCGAGATCCGCCCGGGACGCGCACGGCGCGGCGAGATCGTGGACAGCGAGACCGGCCGCGTGCTCGGCACGCACGACGGCATCCACCACTTCACGGTGGGGCAGCGGCGCGGACTCGGCGGCGGCGGCAGCGAGGCGCGCTACGTCGTGCGCGTCGATGCGATCACGAACCGCGTGCTGGTGGGGCCGGCGAGCGCGCTCGGCGCCCGCGGCGCGAGGCTCAGCGGCGTGAGCTGGACGCGCGGCGAGGCGCCCGAGCGCGAGCTCCGCGCGAGCGTGCAGGTGCGGTACAAGCATGCGCCGGTCGCGGCGGTCGTCACCGCGAGTGCGGACGGGAGCGCGCGCGTGGCGTTCGACGAGCCCGTGCGCGCGGTGTCGCCCGGCCAGGCCGCGGTGTTCTACCGCGACGAGGAGCTGCTCGGCGGCGGCTGGATCGAGGAGTCGCTGCCGTGA
- a CDS encoding cysteine desulfurase, with protein sequence MKRIYLDHNATTPLRDEVVAAMSDVLRANFGNPSSTHAEGAAARAAVERARAEVASLLGVASGDVIFTAGATEANNAALRGALRARAGRAHVVTTTIEHPSVEEPLRALERSGEARVTRVPVDANGRVDLDAYAAAIGEETALAAVILANNEIGVLQDVAKLADAAHARGAWLHVDATQAIGKIPVDAVALGADLLASSAHKLNGPKGTGCLVARKHAAIPALLLGGGQEKRRRGGTENVAGIVGFGVACALARAELPVRTVRLEALRDRLWAGIEASIPRVRRNGDARFVLPNTLSVEFEHTAGEVLLEALDGEGIAVSAGAACHSGSVEPSAVLLAMGRTPAAARGTLRFSVGPSTTEGEVARVLEVLPALVARVRALEA encoded by the coding sequence GTGAAACGCATCTACCTCGATCACAACGCCACGACGCCGCTGCGCGACGAAGTCGTCGCCGCGATGAGCGACGTGCTGCGCGCGAACTTCGGGAATCCCTCGAGCACGCACGCCGAGGGCGCCGCGGCGCGCGCGGCAGTCGAGCGCGCGCGAGCGGAGGTCGCCTCGTTGTTAGGAGTCGCGAGCGGCGACGTGATCTTCACGGCTGGCGCGACCGAGGCGAACAACGCCGCGCTGCGCGGCGCGCTGCGTGCGCGCGCGGGGCGCGCGCACGTCGTCACCACGACGATCGAGCACCCGTCCGTCGAGGAGCCGCTGCGCGCGCTCGAGCGCTCGGGCGAGGCGCGCGTGACGCGCGTGCCCGTGGACGCGAACGGGCGAGTCGACCTGGATGCCTACGCCGCCGCCATCGGCGAGGAGACCGCGCTCGCCGCAGTGATCCTCGCGAACAACGAGATCGGCGTGCTGCAGGACGTGGCGAAGCTCGCCGATGCGGCGCACGCGCGCGGCGCATGGCTTCACGTGGACGCGACGCAGGCGATCGGGAAGATCCCCGTCGATGCAGTCGCGCTCGGCGCGGACCTGCTCGCGTCGTCCGCGCACAAGCTGAACGGACCGAAGGGCACGGGCTGCCTCGTGGCGCGCAAGCACGCCGCGATCCCGGCGCTGTTGTTAGGGGGTGGCCAAGAGAAGCGGCGGCGCGGCGGCACCGAGAACGTCGCCGGCATCGTCGGCTTCGGCGTGGCATGCGCGCTCGCGCGGGCAGAGCTGCCCGTGCGCACGGTGCGCCTCGAGGCGCTGCGCGACCGGCTCTGGGCCGGGATCGAGGCGAGCATTCCGCGCGTGCGGCGCAACGGCGACGCGCGCTTCGTGCTGCCGAACACGCTCAGCGTCGAGTTCGAGCACACCGCGGGCGAGGTGCTGCTCGAAGCGCTCGACGGCGAAGGCATCGCGGTCTCGGCAGGCGCCGCTTGCCACTCGGGCTCGGTCGAGCCCTCGGCGGTGCTGCTCGCGATGGGACGCACGCCGGCAGCGGCGCGCGGGACGCTGCGCTTCTCGGTGGGGCCGAGCACGACCGAGGGCGAGGTCGCGCGCGTGCTCGAGGTGCTCCCGGCATTAGTCGCGCGCGTGCGCGCGCTCGAGGCGTGA
- a CDS encoding YihY family inner membrane protein → MVLIGEGFVRDALLLRANSLAYLTLLSIVPLLALGVALVDLVGSGKEVAEQLLDLLAVAPEAKLNFLARVESFNFKTLGGVASGVLLATMVLAVGRVEHALNALWGVTERRPWSRRIPDYLAVIVVTPLFVGVAVSLRASFESQTLVQKALEFPLLELFYRFGLRWAPLLLITAAFGFLYWFLPNTRVRKRSALFGAVVGAVLFNAAQVAYVHLTLGAKERMDEAFAASAWVVMFLIWVYISWAIVLLGAEAAYAHQTLSLYRREVRGKSAGPAARETIGLAIALCCARAFRDRAQPWHPDALSDALDIPLRTVRDILRALEEANIVAPCGGESAGCFQMARPIEQVRVADVLIALRGAATVPLGVADLSRTVNGVIADVERAASVVAEARNLRDLIGDAPAA, encoded by the coding sequence GTGGTCCTGATCGGCGAAGGCTTCGTTCGCGACGCGCTGCTGCTGCGCGCCAACTCGCTCGCGTACCTGACGCTGCTCTCCATCGTGCCGTTGCTCGCGCTCGGCGTCGCGCTCGTCGACCTCGTGGGTAGCGGGAAGGAGGTCGCGGAGCAGCTGCTCGACCTTCTCGCCGTCGCGCCTGAAGCGAAGCTGAACTTTCTCGCTCGCGTGGAGAGCTTCAACTTCAAGACGCTCGGCGGCGTCGCGAGCGGCGTGCTGCTGGCGACGATGGTGCTCGCCGTCGGGCGCGTCGAGCACGCGCTGAACGCGCTGTGGGGCGTGACGGAGCGGCGCCCGTGGTCGCGGCGGATTCCCGACTACCTGGCGGTGATCGTCGTGACGCCGCTGTTCGTGGGCGTCGCGGTGTCGCTGCGCGCATCTTTCGAGAGTCAAACCCTCGTGCAGAAGGCGCTCGAGTTTCCGCTGCTCGAGCTCTTCTATCGCTTCGGCCTGCGCTGGGCGCCGCTGCTCTTGATCACCGCCGCGTTCGGCTTCCTCTACTGGTTCTTGCCGAACACGCGCGTGCGAAAACGCTCCGCGCTGTTCGGTGCGGTGGTCGGCGCGGTGCTCTTCAACGCGGCGCAGGTCGCGTACGTGCACCTCACCCTCGGCGCGAAGGAGCGGATGGACGAAGCCTTCGCCGCCTCGGCCTGGGTCGTGATGTTCTTGATCTGGGTCTACATTTCGTGGGCGATCGTGTTGTTGGGAGCCGAGGCCGCCTACGCGCACCAGACGCTCTCGCTCTACCGGCGCGAAGTGCGCGGCAAGAGCGCAGGGCCGGCGGCGCGCGAGACGATCGGCCTCGCGATCGCGCTGTGCTGCGCGCGCGCATTCCGCGACCGCGCGCAGCCTTGGCACCCCGACGCACTCTCGGACGCGCTCGACATCCCGCTGCGCACCGTGCGCGACATCCTGCGCGCGCTCGAAGAGGCCAACATCGTGGCCCCGTGTGGCGGTGAGTCGGCGGGCTGCTTCCAAATGGCGCGCCCGATCGAGCAGGTGCGCGTCGCCGACGTGCTGATCGCGCTGCGTGGCGCCGCCACGGTGCCGCTCGGCGTCGCGGATCTCTCGCGCACGGTGAACGGCGTGATCGCCGACGTCGAGCGCGCCGCGAGCGTCGTCGCAGAGGCGCGCAACCTGCGCGATCTGATCGGAGACGCGCCGGCGGCGTGA
- a CDS encoding OmpA family protein yields MTRKSGSRSLVVALVAFVALSTGCASVTPKTCALVGALAGGAGGATYGTNNDKGHDIDSGIGYGVAIGAAAGTAAYFVCKALGVGEGAAEPAPRAAEPAPAPEPAPAPAEEPAPAPQAQRIVLRGVNFDLDKSDIRADASVILDEAASQLGQAPSTRVSVEGHTDSSGSDAYNQSLSERRAASVRDYLANKGVDAGRLSTAGYGESQPVADNATADGRALNRRVELKVQE; encoded by the coding sequence ATGACTCGAAAATCCGGCTCTCGCTCGCTGGTCGTTGCGCTCGTCGCGTTCGTCGCGCTGAGCACTGGTTGCGCCAGCGTCACCCCGAAGACCTGCGCGCTGGTCGGTGCGCTGGCTGGTGGCGCAGGCGGCGCCACTTACGGCACGAACAACGACAAGGGCCACGACATCGACTCGGGCATCGGCTATGGCGTCGCGATCGGCGCTGCGGCCGGCACCGCGGCCTACTTCGTGTGCAAGGCGCTCGGCGTCGGCGAAGGTGCTGCCGAGCCTGCCCCGCGCGCGGCCGAGCCGGCGCCCGCTCCCGAGCCCGCTCCGGCTCCGGCGGAAGAGCCCGCACCGGCGCCGCAAGCGCAGCGCATCGTTCTGCGCGGCGTGAACTTCGACCTCGACAAGTCGGACATCCGCGCGGACGCGTCGGTGATTCTCGACGAGGCGGCGAGCCAGCTCGGTCAGGCGCCGAGCACGCGCGTGAGCGTCGAGGGCCACACCGATTCGAGCGGCAGCGACGCGTACAACCAGTCCCTGTCCGAGCGCCGCGCGGCTTCCGTGCGCGACTACCTCGCGAACAAGGGCGTGGACGCGGGCCGGCTCTCGACCGCCGGCTACGGCGAGTCACAGCCGGTGGCTGACAACGCGACGGCCGATGGCCGCGCGCTGAACCGCCGCGTCGAGCTGAAGGTCCAGGAGTAA
- a CDS encoding helix-hairpin-helix domain-containing protein, with amino-acid sequence MLALLPGLGPVRAQALVDARPLCSLAEVDRVAGIGPVTLRTLAGQLAFPDLPRGCEHELRVQSH; translated from the coding sequence GTGCTCGCGCTGCTGCCGGGGCTCGGACCCGTTCGCGCACAGGCGCTGGTGGACGCTCGTCCGCTTTGCTCGCTCGCGGAGGTCGATCGCGTGGCGGGAATCGGTCCTGTGACGCTGCGTACACTCGCGGGGCAGCTGGCTTTCCCCGACTTGCCGCGCGGATGCGAGCACGAGTTGCGGGTGCAGAGCCATTGA